In Escherichia ruysiae, a genomic segment contains:
- a CDS encoding flagellar hook-length control protein FliK produces the protein MNPALLATLGTLAETASLKTDILPPVSGENAPAFTLPKMAVAAVAERVHSAKPPQQQATRAQENDPAAMQALMALLLPQSAAPQAQQAAVQPSLTVAASPVMQHLAKAIVQHASQQTLAPTTQELPPQLQEALAQLPQAKPEQQARLATYASEDLRAIAPSQPRVSTQPARQKPETNRVTVRPQVERKAEKVPDSEPVMPRAVLQVKTPELVSDPHEIAARPATLSMDELGEKLTTLLKDQIHFQLNKQQQISTIRLDPPSLGKLEIAVQLDNGKLTVHIGANQSEVCRALQQFSDDLRQHLTAQNFMEVNVQVSSEGQSQQQQQSGHQQEEVSAALLLDDAPQFQQNESVLIKV, from the coding sequence ATGAATCCGGCATTGCTTGCCACGCTCGGAACGCTTGCAGAAACGGCATCGCTGAAAACGGACATCTTACCGCCGGTGAGCGGGGAAAACGCGCCTGCGTTTACGCTGCCGAAAATGGCCGTCGCGGCGGTGGCAGAGCGTGTGCATAGTGCTAAACCCCCCCAACAGCAGGCGACGCGTGCGCAGGAGAACGATCCGGCGGCGATGCAGGCCTTGATGGCGCTGTTACTGCCACAATCTGCCGCGCCTCAAGCGCAACAGGCAGCCGTGCAGCCGTCGCTGACGGTGGCTGCATCGCCGGTGATGCAGCATCTGGCTAAGGCGATCGTACAACATGCGTCGCAGCAAACTCTTGCGCCAACAACGCAGGAACTGCCGCCACAGTTGCAGGAGGCTCTCGCCCAGTTGCCGCAGGCAAAACCCGAACAGCAGGCCAGACTGGCGACTTACGCCAGCGAAGATTTACGCGCCATTGCACCCTCGCAGCCACGCGTATCAACACAGCCCGCTCGCCAGAAACCTGAGACAAACCGCGTGACTGTGCGCCCGCAGGTCGAGCGTAAAGCAGAAAAAGTACCGGACAGCGAGCCGGTGATGCCGCGCGCGGTGTTGCAGGTTAAAACGCCGGAGCTGGTCAGCGATCCTCATGAGATCGCCGCCAGACCTGCCACGCTCTCGATGGATGAACTGGGCGAAAAACTGACAACCTTGCTGAAAGATCAGATCCACTTTCAGCTCAATAAACAGCAGCAGATCTCCACCATCCGCCTTGATCCGCCGTCGCTTGGCAAACTCGAGATTGCCGTACAGCTCGACAACGGCAAACTGACGGTGCACATCGGTGCGAACCAAAGTGAGGTCTGCCGCGCGTTACAGCAGTTTAGCGACGATCTTCGACAACATCTGACGGCGCAAAATTTTATGGAGGTGAACGTACAGGTCTCCTCCGAAGGGCAGTCGCAGCAGCAACAACAGTCGGGCCATCAGCAGGAGGAGGTGAGTGCAGCCTTACTTCTCGACGATGCGCCTCAATTTCAACAGAACGAATCCGTTTTGATCAAAGTGTAA
- the motA gene encoding flagellar motor stator protein MotA — translation MQKILGLLVVLGCVFGGYFEAGGQLVAIWQPAEMIIILGAGFGAMIIGNPKHVLKEIAHQIKGVISKKQLGPEFQRQLLMCLYELLEMVQNGGLRMLDQHIEQPEESTIFQKYPLVLTQKRLVTFIADNFRLMAMGKIDAHELEGILDQELDTAEESLLTPSRSLQRTAEAMPGFGICAAVLGIIITMQSIDGSIALIGLKVAAALVGTFLGVFICYCLMDPLANAMEQQARAEHSLLECVRTVLVAQAGGKPTLLAVDAGRKLLHLASKPTFANLDAWVNAMLEQE, via the coding sequence ATGCAAAAGATTTTAGGCTTGTTGGTGGTGCTCGGCTGCGTATTTGGCGGCTATTTTGAAGCAGGCGGGCAATTAGTGGCTATCTGGCAACCGGCGGAAATGATCATTATTTTAGGCGCCGGTTTCGGGGCGATGATTATTGGTAACCCGAAACATGTGCTGAAAGAGATAGCCCATCAAATTAAAGGTGTGATCAGTAAAAAACAGCTCGGGCCGGAGTTTCAGCGTCAGCTTTTAATGTGCCTGTATGAGTTGCTCGAAATGGTGCAAAACGGCGGTCTGCGGATGCTTGATCAACATATTGAGCAACCGGAAGAGAGCACTATTTTCCAGAAATACCCGCTGGTGCTAACCCAGAAGCGGCTGGTGACTTTTATTGCCGATAACTTTCGCCTGATGGCGATGGGCAAGATTGACGCCCATGAACTGGAAGGCATTCTCGATCAGGAGCTGGACACCGCTGAAGAGTCTCTGTTAACGCCGTCACGCTCGCTGCAACGTACCGCTGAAGCGATGCCGGGATTTGGCATTTGTGCGGCGGTGCTGGGCATTATCATCACCATGCAGTCAATCGATGGCTCTATTGCTCTGATTGGCCTGAAAGTGGCGGCGGCGCTGGTGGGTACGTTTTTAGGCGTGTTTATCTGCTATTGCCTGATGGACCCGCTCGCCAACGCCATGGAACAGCAGGCACGAGCGGAACATTCGCTGCTGGAGTGCGTGCGTACCGTGCTGGTGGCGCAGGCGGGCGGCAAACCGACGCTGCTGGCGGTGGACGCCGGGCGTAAGCTGCTGCATCTGGCGTCCAAACCGACCTTCGCCAATCTCGATGCGTGGGTGAATGCGATGCTGGAGCAAGAATAA
- a CDS encoding FliA/WhiG family RNA polymerase sigma factor, which translates to MLQDVFESEEFAAAPVLTPQQESHYLQAYLPLVRKVVRQLAPQCNGIIDRQDMEQTALMGLLNAIRRYGLPDEGFAGYAVHRIRGAILDELRALDWRPRQLRQKYHQMKDLIRETRKKLGHEPEWSELAGEGISHEDYLEYQQLEGAETLASLDELLNGEGSGIPLAGRELEEQFVTQKMLQYALAQLSEKEQLILSMYYQHEMNLKEIALVLGLTEARICQLNKQIAQKIRDCVCPN; encoded by the coding sequence ATGCTACAGGACGTATTCGAGTCAGAAGAATTTGCTGCCGCGCCGGTATTAACCCCGCAGCAGGAGAGTCATTATTTGCAGGCCTATTTACCACTGGTGCGTAAAGTGGTGCGGCAACTTGCTCCGCAGTGTAACGGCATTATTGACCGTCAGGATATGGAGCAGACGGCGTTAATGGGGTTGCTTAACGCCATTCGCCGATACGGGCTGCCGGATGAAGGTTTTGCAGGTTACGCCGTGCACCGTATTCGCGGTGCGATCCTTGATGAGCTGCGCGCACTCGACTGGCGACCGCGCCAGCTGCGGCAGAAATATCACCAGATGAAAGACCTGATTCGTGAAACGCGGAAAAAACTGGGGCACGAACCGGAGTGGTCAGAACTGGCCGGGGAAGGGATCTCGCATGAAGACTACCTCGAATATCAGCAACTGGAAGGGGCGGAAACCCTCGCCAGTCTTGATGAGTTGCTCAACGGAGAAGGTTCAGGCATTCCGCTTGCGGGCAGAGAACTGGAAGAGCAGTTTGTCACCCAGAAAATGCTGCAATACGCGCTGGCGCAATTAAGTGAAAAAGAGCAACTGATCCTTTCAATGTATTACCAGCATGAGATGAATCTAAAAGAGATTGCGCTGGTATTAGGGCTGACTGAAGCCAGAATTTGTCAACTGAATAAACAGATCGCACAGAAAATTCGTGATTGTGTCTGTCCGAATTAA
- a CDS encoding transcriptional regulator, producing MSIIINNWRMDPSLNALIHCETGETRRLGEYHFILLETLAKNAETVLSRSYLCAEVWKNRIVGGNSLPTAIHALRVAIDDDGKQQNIIKTIPKKGYLCNKEYVAFPESSPAEALIITNQVQETVPEEISSTTPPVPVRKKHKGMMGLALTAAVIFVGSTVGYPHLKSTPDVPQLVKESINSPRIKIFHLSSGKENNSLPLLSQTLAPGKDKLDNLLSAHNMIMTTYYKYVRNRLESDIVLRNQCNGSWQLTFNVESWQNSDISSAMYQNLEKLLNTVQKC from the coding sequence ATGAGTATTATTATCAATAACTGGCGGATGGACCCGTCGCTTAATGCCTTAATTCATTGTGAAACGGGTGAAACACGTCGTCTTGGCGAATACCATTTTATTTTGCTGGAAACATTAGCAAAAAATGCCGAGACAGTTTTATCGCGATCTTATTTATGTGCCGAGGTGTGGAAAAATCGCATTGTCGGCGGTAACAGCTTGCCGACGGCGATCCACGCCTTGCGTGTTGCCATTGACGATGATGGTAAACAACAGAACATTATTAAAACCATTCCGAAAAAAGGTTACTTGTGCAATAAAGAGTATGTAGCTTTTCCGGAATCATCGCCTGCGGAGGCGCTGATTATTACCAATCAGGTACAGGAAACTGTGCCAGAAGAGATATCTTCGACAACACCGCCTGTGCCTGTTAGAAAAAAACATAAAGGAATGATGGGGCTGGCATTAACCGCTGCTGTTATATTCGTTGGCTCGACCGTGGGTTATCCACACTTAAAAAGTACACCTGATGTCCCGCAACTGGTAAAAGAATCAATTAACAGTCCAAGAATAAAAATATTTCATCTTAGCTCTGGAAAAGAAAATAATTCCTTACCATTACTGTCACAAACTCTCGCACCAGGAAAAGACAAACTCGATAATTTATTGTCAGCGCACAATATGATCATGACAACCTATTATAAATATGTTCGTAACCGACTGGAGAGTGATATCGTTCTGCGTAACCAGTGCAACGGTAGCTGGCAATTAACCTTTAATGTGGAAAGCTGGCAGAATAGCGATATTAGTAGCGCGATGTATCAGAACTTAGAGAAGTTGTTAAATACTGTGCAGAAATGCTGA
- a CDS encoding flagellar protein FliT, translating to MEKQRRQLFALVEAMNEALDKQRWRRLPALHQQLMRQFHDYAVAETDAAQLDAVKAQLYGAFNALIKRREQRADVLKARMEQHQRHQEGVLAYSIVNLFSEKS from the coding sequence ATGGAAAAACAACGCAGGCAACTTTTCGCGCTGGTTGAGGCGATGAATGAGGCGCTGGATAAACAACGCTGGCGACGCCTTCCGGCGCTGCATCAGCAGTTGATGCGCCAGTTTCACGACTACGCGGTGGCAGAAACCGATGCGGCACAGTTGGATGCGGTGAAGGCGCAACTGTACGGCGCGTTTAATGCCCTGATTAAACGGCGCGAGCAGCGCGCAGATGTGTTAAAGGCGCGCATGGAACAGCATCAGCGGCATCAGGAAGGCGTACTGGCCTACTCAATTGTTAATTTATTCTCGGAGAAGTCATGA
- the flgL gene encoding flagellar hook-associated protein FlgL: MRVTTQQTYVSMTQSFNNLSGDLAHVVEQMATGKQILQPSDDPIAATRITQLNRQQSAIEQYQSNIDSASAGLSQQESILDGVNNSLLAVRDDLLEAANGTNTADSLASLGQDIESLTESMVAALNYQDEDGHYVFGGTINDQPPIVAVDDDGDGMTDSYSYQGNSDHRQTTVSNGVEVDTNVAASDFFGSNLDVLNTLNSLSQELQNPDVDPADPQVQSDIQNAVDVVDTASDNLNASIASLGETQNTMSMLSDAQTDISTSNDQLIGSLQDLDYGPASITFTGLEVAMEATLKTYSKVSELNLFSVL, from the coding sequence ATGCGAGTAACCACCCAACAAACCTACGTCTCGATGACGCAAAGTTTTAATAATCTCTCCGGCGATCTGGCGCACGTGGTCGAGCAGATGGCAACCGGCAAGCAGATTTTGCAGCCGTCGGACGACCCAATCGCCGCCACGCGCATTACCCAGTTGAACCGCCAGCAGTCGGCGATTGAGCAGTATCAGAGCAATATCGACTCCGCGTCGGCGGGGTTAAGTCAGCAGGAGTCGATTCTTGATGGCGTCAACAACAGCCTGCTGGCTGTGCGCGACGACCTGCTGGAAGCGGCGAACGGCACCAATACCGCCGATTCGCTCGCAAGCCTGGGCCAGGATATTGAGTCGCTCACCGAATCGATGGTCGCGGCGCTGAACTATCAGGATGAAGACGGGCACTACGTGTTTGGCGGCACCATCAACGATCAGCCGCCGATCGTGGCGGTGGATGATGACGGCGACGGCATGACCGACAGCTATAGCTATCAGGGTAACAGCGACCACCGCCAGACCACCGTGTCGAACGGCGTGGAAGTGGATACCAACGTGGCGGCGAGCGATTTCTTCGGCAGCAATTTAGACGTGCTCAACACGCTGAATTCCCTGTCGCAGGAGCTGCAAAACCCGGACGTTGACCCGGCGGATCCGCAGGTGCAAAGCGATATTCAGAACGCCGTTGATGTGGTGGACACCGCCTCGGACAACCTCAACGCATCAATTGCTTCGCTTGGCGAAACGCAAAACACCATGTCGATGCTGAGCGATGCGCAGACGGATATCTCCACCTCCAACGATCAGTTGATTGGCTCTTTACAGGATCTCGATTACGGCCCGGCGTCGATCACCTTTACCGGACTGGAAGTGGCAATGGAAGCTACCCTCAAGACTTACTCGAAAGTGAGTGAGTTGAATTTGTTCAGCGTTCTCTAA
- a CDS encoding flagellar basal body-associated FliL family protein, whose translation MKKIVVAGVVSAVLALVVGAGAGWGVWHHYAGKGKPIAVARAESVETMDESKSVFVTLPETIVTLHDNNGADHYLSAELVMVVASDKEAEKIKHQEPLYQSIAVECLTEMKFEDLRGMKISAIRKLISDALKKDLQRRKMSAPYKDLLVKKVVFQ comes from the coding sequence ATGAAGAAAATCGTGGTGGCGGGCGTGGTCAGCGCCGTTCTGGCGCTGGTGGTCGGTGCCGGGGCTGGATGGGGAGTCTGGCATCATTATGCCGGAAAAGGAAAACCGATTGCCGTTGCGCGGGCGGAATCGGTGGAAACGATGGATGAAAGCAAAAGCGTATTTGTGACCTTGCCGGAAACCATTGTCACGCTGCATGACAATAACGGCGCTGACCATTATTTGTCGGCAGAATTAGTGATGGTGGTCGCCAGTGACAAAGAAGCGGAAAAAATAAAACATCAGGAGCCGCTGTATCAAAGTATTGCGGTTGAATGCCTGACGGAAATGAAATTTGAAGATTTGCGCGGCATGAAAATATCTGCCATCCGCAAACTGATTTCTGACGCGTTAAAGAAAGATCTGCAGCGTCGCAAAATGAGCGCACCGTATAAGGATTTGCTGGTGAAAAAAGTGGTCTTCCAGTAA
- the fliS gene encoding flagellar export chaperone FliS yields MYEVQDGYSQYKEVDLAARTAAASPLELVLVLFSGLMDELERAKSHIAAKRFEKKAQSINKCIDILNALTSSLEFETGGELVVNLSRLYDHCVWRLYEASGELSAEKIDEVMLILSNLREGWEGLSGKLG; encoded by the coding sequence ATGTACGAAGTACAGGACGGCTATTCGCAATATAAAGAGGTTGACCTTGCGGCTCGCACGGCAGCGGCGTCACCTCTGGAACTGGTACTGGTGCTGTTTTCCGGCCTGATGGATGAGCTGGAACGCGCCAAAAGCCATATCGCGGCGAAGCGATTCGAAAAGAAAGCTCAGAGCATCAACAAATGCATCGACATTCTCAACGCGCTCACTAGCTCGCTGGAGTTTGAAACCGGCGGCGAGCTGGTGGTGAATCTTTCGCGTCTCTATGACCATTGCGTCTGGCGTTTATATGAAGCCAGCGGTGAATTGTCGGCGGAAAAAATCGATGAAGTGATGCTCATCTTAAGCAACCTGCGTGAAGGCTGGGAAGGGCTTTCGGGCAAGCTGGGTTAA
- a CDS encoding rod-binding protein: MKINGSGGIDGSDALMGPKVQANDIRQAAEQFEAIFLRNMLKEMRKTNELFDSKDNPFNSDSVRMMQGFYDDELCNTLAQQHGIGIAAMIVKQLSPKHR, translated from the coding sequence ATGAAAATCAACGGTAGCGGCGGGATTGACGGCAGCGATGCGTTAATGGGGCCGAAAGTTCAGGCCAATGATATCAGGCAGGCCGCCGAACAGTTCGAGGCGATTTTTTTACGCAACATGCTCAAAGAGATGCGTAAAACCAACGAATTGTTTGATTCGAAAGATAACCCGTTTAACAGCGATTCGGTGCGCATGATGCAGGGGTTTTATGACGATGAGTTGTGTAACACCCTGGCGCAGCAGCACGGGATCGGGATTGCGGCGATGATTGTGAAGCAGTTGTCGCCGAAGCATAGGTGA
- the fliD gene encoding flagellar filament capping protein FliD produces MINPRTIAQEIAYADVATQATNLQEKQSELDAESSGLDSLSSALSDFQSAVDALNSDTDGPVTFAASSNNDSATVSANSQAQAGSYSFFVEQLAQGQQTTFSMGDDAFSATGTFEMTMGDSTMDIDLAAADQNGDGDGFIDASELVNAINDSDDNPGVSAALVKTDGTTTIMLTSDSTGVDSAFSFSVTGHDATNDSASAPVPTDVSTAQDAIIHLGSATGPAITNSSNTFDDVIPGVTMTFTEVSDSDSDLTTFNISEDSSASQEKVQTFVDAYNSLIDTVDSLTTHGDDSSSAGVFAGDAGLSSLANQLDDIAHASYNGVSIVDYGITLDSHGHLQIDSDQFNDEMAKNPDGLTSIFVGDNSMVAKMDDLIDTYTDSSNGIITLRQQNIDDQMSKIQDEGDQLTDTYNANYDRYLEEYTNTLVEVYTMKASMAAFA; encoded by the coding sequence ATGATTAACCCAAGAACCATTGCGCAAGAAATCGCTTATGCCGATGTCGCCACTCAGGCGACAAATTTGCAGGAGAAGCAGAGTGAGCTGGATGCTGAAAGCAGCGGCCTGGACTCGCTCAGCTCGGCGTTGAGCGATTTCCAGAGCGCCGTTGACGCGCTGAACAGCGATACCGACGGCCCGGTGACTTTTGCCGCTTCCAGCAATAATGACTCGGCGACCGTTTCCGCTAACTCGCAGGCGCAGGCGGGGAGCTACTCATTTTTCGTTGAGCAACTGGCGCAGGGGCAGCAGACCACTTTCAGTATGGGCGACGACGCCTTTTCCGCCACCGGCACCTTCGAAATGACGATGGGCGACAGCACCATGGATATCGATCTGGCGGCGGCGGATCAGAACGGTGACGGCGACGGTTTTATCGACGCCAGCGAACTGGTGAATGCGATTAACGACTCCGATGATAATCCAGGCGTTTCGGCGGCGTTGGTGAAAACCGACGGCACCACCACCATCATGCTGACATCAGACAGCACCGGAGTAGACAGTGCGTTTTCGTTCAGCGTAACGGGGCATGATGCCACGAACGACAGCGCCAGCGCGCCCGTTCCCACGGATGTTTCCACGGCTCAGGACGCGATTATTCATCTTGGTAGCGCCACAGGGCCGGCCATCACCAACAGCAGCAACACCTTTGATGATGTGATCCCCGGCGTCACCATGACTTTCACCGAAGTCAGCGATTCTGACAGCGATCTCACCACTTTTAACATCAGCGAAGATTCCAGCGCCAGCCAGGAGAAAGTACAGACCTTCGTTGATGCCTATAACTCGCTGATTGATACGGTTGATTCACTGACCACCCACGGTGATGACAGTAGCAGCGCCGGGGTGTTTGCGGGCGACGCCGGACTAAGTTCACTGGCGAACCAGCTCGATGACATCGCCCATGCCAGCTACAACGGCGTGTCGATTGTTGACTATGGCATCACCCTCGATTCTCACGGTCATTTGCAGATCGACTCTGACCAGTTCAACGACGAAATGGCGAAAAATCCCGACGGTCTGACCTCTATTTTCGTCGGCGATAACAGCATGGTGGCGAAGATGGATGACCTGATCGACACCTATACGGACTCCAGCAACGGCATCATTACCCTGCGTCAGCAGAACATTGACGATCAGATGAGCAAAATTCAGGACGAAGGCGACCAGCTTACTGACACCTATAACGCTAACTACGATCGCTATCTTGAGGAGTACACCAACACGCTGGTCGAGGTGTACACCATGAAAGCCAGCATGGCGGCATTCGCGTAA
- the lafA gene encoding lateral flagellin LafA, with protein MLSMNTNNASMAAVNAISKSSASLSTSMERLATGNRINSSADDAAGKQIANRLTAQSSGMGVALSNINDATAMLQTADSMFDEMSDVLGRMKDLSTQAANGTYSDDDLQAMQDEYDELGQQMSDMLQNTTYGGTNLFGVSGTSNTGTDGLFQSAVTFQVGAESSDTMTVNISSQLNTLVTDLSAISNSFSADQADTTGTAGVSGGTELTASGSANQMITSISTAMDDVSQIQSKLGASINRLNDTANNLTSMQDNTEVAIGNIMDTDYATEASNMTKQQVLMQTGITMLKQSNSMSSMVSSLLQ; from the coding sequence ATGTTATCTATGAATACCAATAACGCATCAATGGCCGCCGTTAACGCAATCAGCAAAAGTAGCGCGTCTCTTTCTACTTCTATGGAACGCCTTGCGACTGGTAACCGTATTAACTCTTCAGCAGATGATGCGGCGGGCAAACAGATTGCTAACCGTTTAACTGCACAGTCCAGCGGTATGGGCGTGGCGCTGAGCAACATTAACGATGCCACCGCGATGCTGCAAACGGCCGACAGCATGTTCGACGAAATGTCTGATGTACTGGGGCGTATGAAAGACCTCTCCACTCAGGCAGCGAACGGCACCTACAGCGACGACGACCTGCAGGCGATGCAGGACGAATACGACGAACTGGGTCAGCAGATGTCTGACATGCTGCAAAACACCACCTACGGCGGCACCAACCTGTTCGGTGTTTCCGGCACCAGCAACACCGGTACTGACGGCTTGTTCCAGAGCGCGGTAACTTTCCAGGTGGGCGCGGAATCTTCTGACACCATGACCGTGAATATTTCAAGCCAACTGAATACGCTGGTGACAGACCTTTCTGCGATCAGCAACTCCTTTAGCGCGGATCAGGCAGACACCACGGGCACAGCAGGCGTTTCTGGCGGTACTGAACTGACCGCGTCTGGCTCGGCTAACCAGATGATCACCAGCATTTCTACCGCGATGGATGATGTTTCTCAGATCCAGTCCAAGCTGGGTGCGTCTATCAACCGTCTGAACGATACCGCCAACAACCTGACCAGTATGCAGGACAACACCGAAGTCGCTATCGGTAACATCATGGATACCGACTACGCGACGGAAGCGTCCAACATGACCAAACAGCAGGTGTTGATGCAGACCGGCATTACCATGCTGAAACAGTCCAACAGCATGTCCAGCATGGTTTCTAGCCTGCTGCAGTAA
- a CDS encoding flagellar hook-associated protein produces the protein MQVGLTSSSLATGGAHSSAVSSSTVAPTQAVRQKLPATASEYPASPLITTRPQRYSVQLNDQLTTLQQADHYFGQLEQQLLDYRHSQRKGGQAQSSVLMQMLDKRAALSGGAVNRQLQPVLQGEARVTFHSPDLVNLVHNPTPGTRMFSVSDGRQTQLAAVMLSDDDSAGQYQTRLTNALRRVGVQMHQHADGISFSTSEKQWPHIESTLSVRADGDKSTFTPLKTFAEPSQVDRLVQSLQQGGAGISQTLESISQQRAQMAVQQEKARQLIDSMSRFPDAENAVQASENLGGVLDSANHNYQVLLQAVNGQARISSQTVRNLLG, from the coding sequence ATGCAGGTCGGACTTACATCTTCATCACTCGCCACCGGTGGGGCGCATAGCTCTGCGGTATCGTCGTCAACCGTTGCGCCCACTCAGGCGGTGCGGCAAAAACTCCCGGCGACGGCGAGTGAATATCCGGCCTCGCCGCTGATTACCACTCGCCCGCAGCGTTACAGCGTGCAGCTTAACGATCAGCTCACCACCTTGCAGCAGGCGGATCACTATTTCGGGCAGCTGGAGCAGCAGTTGCTCGATTATCGTCATAGCCAGCGCAAAGGCGGGCAGGCGCAGAGCTCGGTGCTCATGCAGATGCTGGACAAACGCGCCGCGCTTTCCGGCGGTGCGGTGAACCGCCAGTTGCAGCCGGTGTTGCAGGGCGAAGCGCGGGTAACCTTTCACTCGCCGGATCTGGTGAATCTGGTGCACAACCCTACGCCGGGAACGCGGATGTTCAGCGTTTCTGACGGGCGTCAGACCCAGCTTGCAGCGGTGATGTTATCTGATGATGATAGCGCCGGGCAGTATCAGACACGGCTGACCAACGCGCTGCGCCGCGTGGGGGTGCAGATGCATCAACACGCCGATGGCATCAGTTTCTCCACGTCAGAAAAACAGTGGCCCCATATCGAAAGCACCTTAAGCGTGCGCGCCGATGGCGATAAGTCGACGTTTACGCCGCTAAAAACGTTTGCCGAGCCGTCGCAGGTCGACCGTTTAGTACAAAGTTTGCAACAGGGCGGGGCGGGGATTTCTCAGACGTTAGAAAGTATTAGTCAGCAACGTGCGCAAATGGCGGTGCAGCAGGAGAAGGCGCGGCAGTTGATCGACAGCATGTCCCGCTTCCCGGATGCGGAGAATGCGGTGCAGGCATCGGAAAACCTCGGCGGGGTGCTGGACAGCGCCAATCATAATTATCAGGTGTTATTACAGGCGGTGAACGGTCAGGCACGGATTTCCAGCCAGACGGTGAGGAATTTATTGGGCTAA
- the flgK gene encoding flagellar hook-associated protein FlgK gives MDMINIGYSGASTAQVELNVTAQNTANAMTTGYTRQVAEISTIGASGGSPNSAGNGVQVDSIRRVSNQYQVNQVWYAASDYGYYSTQQGYLSQLEAVLSDDNSSLSGGFDNFFAALNEATTSPDDSALREQVISEAGALSLRIDNTLDYIDSQSTEIISQQQAMVSQINTLTSGIASYNQQIAQAEANGDNASALYDARDQMVEELSGMMDVQVNIDDQGNYNVTLKNGQPLVSGQQSSTIALETNADGTPTMSLTFAGTTSTMTTDTGGSLGALFDYQNDVLTPLTDTINSIASQFADAVNNQLAQGYDLNGNPGEPLFIYDASNADGPLTVNPDITADELAFSSSPDESGNSDNLQALINISTEPLEIDNLGSVTVGQACSSIISNIGIYSQQNQTEVTAASNVYSEAQNQQSSVSGVSMDEEAVNLITYQQIYEANLKVISAGAEIFDSVLEMCS, from the coding sequence ATGGACATGATTAACATCGGCTACAGCGGCGCCTCAACCGCGCAGGTGGAGCTGAACGTCACGGCGCAAAACACCGCTAATGCCATGACCACAGGCTACACCCGCCAGGTGGCGGAAATCAGCACCATCGGTGCCAGCGGCGGTTCGCCGAACAGCGCCGGTAACGGCGTGCAGGTCGACAGCATTCGCCGCGTCTCCAACCAGTATCAGGTGAATCAGGTGTGGTATGCCGCCAGCGATTACGGCTATTACAGCACCCAGCAGGGGTATCTTAGCCAACTGGAAGCCGTACTGAGCGACGATAACAGCAGCCTGAGCGGCGGCTTCGATAACTTCTTCGCCGCCCTTAACGAAGCGACCACCAGCCCCGATGATTCCGCCCTGCGCGAGCAGGTGATCAGCGAAGCCGGGGCGCTGTCGCTGCGTATCGACAACACGCTGGATTACATCGACTCGCAAAGCACGGAAATCATCAGCCAGCAGCAGGCGATGGTGTCGCAAATCAATACGCTCACCAGCGGCATCGCCAGCTATAACCAGCAAATCGCCCAGGCCGAAGCCAACGGTGATAACGCCTCCGCGCTGTACGATGCCCGCGATCAAATGGTGGAAGAACTCAGCGGAATGATGGATGTGCAGGTCAATATCGACGACCAGGGCAACTACAACGTCACGCTGAAAAACGGTCAGCCGTTGGTGAGTGGGCAGCAAAGTTCGACCATCGCGCTGGAAACCAACGCCGACGGCACGCCGACCATGTCGCTGACCTTTGCCGGAACTACCTCGACGATGACCACCGATACCGGCGGTTCATTAGGCGCGCTGTTTGATTATCAAAACGACGTGCTGACGCCGCTGACCGACACCATCAACAGCATCGCCTCGCAGTTTGCCGATGCGGTCAACAACCAACTGGCGCAGGGATACGATCTCAACGGCAACCCCGGTGAGCCGCTGTTTATTTACGACGCCAGCAATGCCGATGGCCCGCTGACCGTCAACCCGGATATCACTGCCGATGAGCTGGCGTTCTCCAGTTCACCGGACGAAAGCGGTAACAGCGACAACCTCCAGGCGCTGATCAACATCTCCACCGAACCGCTGGAGATCGACAACCTTGGCAGCGTGACGGTCGGGCAGGCCTGCTCGTCGATTATCAGCAATATCGGCATCTACAGTCAGCAAAACCAGACCGAAGTGACCGCCGCGTCCAATGTCTATTCTGAGGCGCAAAACCAGCAGAGCAGCGTTAGCGGTGTCAGCATGGACGAAGAAGCGGTGAACCTGATCACCTATCAACAAATTTATGAAGCCAATCTGAAAGTCATTTCCGCCGGCGCCGAGATTTTCGATTCGGTACTGGAAATGTGCAGCTAA